A stretch of the Oceanicola sp. D3 genome encodes the following:
- a CDS encoding urate hydroxylase PuuD: MYDLAAIWDWVGFAVRWLHVITAMAWIGASFYFIALDLMLKPAKGMPEGAYGEEWEVHGGGFYHTTKYLVAPARMPEHLTWHKWQSYSTWLSGAALLMIIYWVGGEIFLLDPTKADLALWQGIVISGGSLTIGWLAYDFMCKSKLSEQPTLLMLLLFAILVAMSWGYNQIFTGRAALLHLGAFTATIMTANVFFQIMPNQRIVVEDLKAGRTPDAKYGKIAKVRSTHNNYLTLPVVFLMLSNHYPLAFATEYSWIIASLIFLTGVTIRHYFNTMHATGKGPHWTWAVTVLLMVLIAWLSVAPMQDSLEEAEARALTPHEQKFASAEGFEEAYSVVLGNCSMCHAREPFFSDTMLWPPKGVVLETESDVARNARQIFLHAGASHAMPPPNAVSTMTPENRAAIVAWYRGATR, from the coding sequence ATGTATGATCTGGCAGCGATCTGGGACTGGGTGGGCTTTGCGGTGCGCTGGCTGCACGTCATCACCGCAATGGCCTGGATCGGCGCGTCATTCTACTTCATCGCGCTCGACCTGATGCTCAAGCCCGCCAAGGGCATGCCGGAAGGCGCCTATGGCGAAGAATGGGAGGTCCACGGCGGCGGCTTCTACCACACCACCAAATATCTCGTCGCGCCCGCGCGGATGCCCGAGCACCTGACCTGGCACAAGTGGCAAAGCTATTCCACATGGCTCTCCGGGGCGGCGCTGCTGATGATCATCTATTGGGTCGGCGGCGAGATATTCCTGCTCGACCCGACCAAGGCAGATCTGGCGCTCTGGCAGGGCATCGTGATTTCCGGCGGCTCGCTCACCATTGGCTGGCTCGCCTATGACTTCATGTGCAAATCCAAACTCAGCGAGCAGCCAACGCTGCTGATGTTGCTGCTCTTTGCCATTCTGGTGGCAATGTCATGGGGCTATAACCAGATCTTCACCGGGCGGGCGGCCCTGCTGCACCTCGGGGCCTTCACCGCCACGATCATGACGGCAAACGTGTTCTTCCAGATCATGCCGAACCAGCGCATCGTGGTGGAAGACCTCAAGGCAGGCCGCACGCCAGATGCCAAGTACGGCAAGATCGCCAAGGTCCGCTCGACCCACAACAACTACCTGACGCTGCCGGTCGTCTTTTTAATGCTGTCCAACCATTACCCGCTGGCCTTTGCCACCGAGTACAGCTGGATCATCGCCAGCCTGATCTTCCTGACCGGCGTCACCATCCGGCACTACTTCAACACCATGCACGCCACCGGCAAGGGCCCGCATTGGACATGGGCGGTGACGGTGCTGTTGATGGTGCTCATCGCATGGCTCTCTGTCGCACCGATGCAAGACAGCCTTGAGGAGGCCGAGGCGCGCGCGCTCACGCCGCACGAGCAGAAGTTTGCCTCTGCCGAGGGGTTCGAAGAGGCCTATAGCGTGGTGCTCGGCAATTGCTCCATGTGCCACGCCCGCGAGCCCTTCTTCAGCGACACCATGCTTTGGCCCCCCAAGGGCGTGGTGCTGGAAACCGAATCCGATGTGGCGCGCAATGCCCGGCAGATCTTTCTCCATGCCGGGGCAAGCCACGCCATGCCGCCTCCCAATGCGGTTTCAACCATGACGCCAGAGAACCGCGCCGCTATCGTGGCGTGGTATCGCGGCGCAACGCGCTGA